Proteins co-encoded in one Candidatus Zixiibacteriota bacterium genomic window:
- a CDS encoding RHS repeat-associated core domain-containing protein: protein MRDASGKLHYYLSDHLGSTRVVIDSTGLLEDRYWYHSFGTLVSEQTSTNQAYRYTSKPLDKEGGLDIYYYGARYYDPELGRFLALDPAAGEYPSLSPYAYCANNPLGLVDTDGNNFLDVIQGAIRAFADNLSLGLADKRSDYTPENPSHYSLGQDLGDVASVAVGGLESLSGAEAVVVGVAGTAGSGGTAAAVGVPVAGAGVVVAGHGAGMAAGGLANLFSRGGRLGGQDHRSAVKDEAARLEGEGHKIDAGGGGSEKRVNTPSGKKEHRFPDIQSRDPSGNVVYTNVGRTAKNGSPVPRENEALQDLQRTGQTTRFVPMEE, encoded by the coding sequence ATGCGTGACGCCTCCGGCAAGCTGCACTATTATCTGAGTGACCACCTGGGTTCGACCCGAGTGGTGATCGATTCCACCGGTTTGCTTGAGGACCGGTACTGGTACCACTCATTCGGGACTTTGGTATCCGAGCAAACGAGTACGAATCAGGCATACCGGTATACGTCCAAGCCGCTGGACAAGGAAGGCGGTCTTGACATATACTATTATGGCGCGCGCTACTATGATCCGGAACTCGGCAGATTTTTGGCGCTCGACCCGGCTGCCGGCGAGTATCCCAGCCTGAGTCCCTATGCGTATTGTGCGAACAATCCGCTTGGACTTGTGGATACGGACGGCAACAACTTTCTTGATGTGATTCAGGGTGCTATTCGCGCTTTTGCAGACAATCTGTCGTTGGGTCTGGCCGACAAGCGGTCAGACTATACTCCTGAGAATCCGAGTCACTATAGTCTTGGCCAAGACCTGGGAGACGTTGCGAGCGTAGCCGTTGGCGGCCTAGAATCCTTATCCGGGGCTGAAGCTGTAGTTGTAGGGGTCGCAGGGACTGCAGGAAGCGGTGGCACCGCGGCGGCGGTTGGAGTTCCGGTCGCCGGAGCCGGGGTTGTGGTTGCGGGCCATGGAGCCGGCATGGCAGCTGGCGGGCTCGCGAATCTCTTTTCGAGAGGCGGAAGACTCGGCGGCCAAGATCATCGCTCGGCCGTCAAGGATGAGGCTGCCCGCCTTGAAGGCGAAGGCCACAAAATTGATGCCGGAGGAGGTGGATCGGAGAAGAGAGTAAACACACCTAGTGGGAAGAAAGAACATCGGTTTCCAGATATTCAGTCCAGGGATCCATCTGGTAACGTGGTTTACACAAATGTGGGAAGGACGGCAAAGAATGGAAGCCCTGTCCCCAGGGAAAACGAGGCATTACAAGATCTTCAGAGAACGGGGCAAACAACTCGCTTCGTTCCAATGGAAGAGTGA
- a CDS encoding DUF2019 domain-containing protein — MSRKSSHETLLETFIDATVARHEAMLKSDFRRANRFYRKSVAAYRLLVERGDRTLLVNLLENPNASVRCASATYLLSTMENRALEVLRSLARGDYPVASFEAKGILHEWEKGTLDVP; from the coding sequence ATGAGTCGCAAATCCTCACATGAGACACTATTAGAGACGTTTATTGACGCAACTGTCGCACGACATGAGGCTATGCTCAAGTCTGACTTCAGGCGAGCTAACCGTTTCTACAGGAAATCGGTTGCTGCTTATAGATTGCTCGTAGAGCGGGGGGATCGAACGCTTCTCGTTAATCTGCTGGAAAATCCGAACGCTTCCGTTAGGTGCGCCTCTGCCACGTACCTACTTTCTACCATGGAAAATCGAGCTCTAGAAGTCCTCCGATCGCTAGCACGGGGCGATTACCCCGTTGCCAGCTTTGAAGCCAAGGGTATTCTGCACGAGTGGGAGAAGGGCACACTGGATGTCCCTTGA
- a CDS encoding HEAT repeat domain-containing protein, which yields MNSDGERAKAALARVGLVLDDVYDILNIRKRSPEVIEILIGLLGDAIKDPRVKEGVVRGLATREARGKAGPSLIKEFDRTPRSEFALRWVIGNSVDVVMTDDLVSEVARIVTDKSNGKAREMFVLALGKIRSDIAEQTLLTLLDDDEVVAHAVIALGKMRSRRATEPIKRLLEHPRALVRKEAKRALERIQK from the coding sequence ATGAACAGTGATGGCGAGCGGGCAAAAGCGGCCCTTGCGAGAGTAGGTCTTGTTCTTGATGATGTTTACGACATCTTAAACATCCGGAAGAGGTCTCCGGAAGTCATTGAAATCCTGATCGGTCTGCTCGGTGATGCTATCAAGGATCCAAGGGTGAAGGAAGGGGTCGTTCGAGGCCTTGCGACACGCGAGGCTCGCGGGAAAGCGGGGCCGAGCCTGATCAAGGAATTCGATCGCACGCCGAGATCGGAGTTCGCCCTGCGCTGGGTGATCGGAAATAGCGTCGATGTTGTTATGACAGATGACTTGGTTTCCGAAGTTGCCAGGATTGTGACCGACAAGTCGAATGGGAAGGCGCGAGAGATGTTCGTGCTGGCTCTTGGGAAGATCAGGAGCGACATTGCTGAACAGACGCTGCTGACGCTCCTGGACGATGACGAAGTCGTCGCACATGCTGTTATCGCCTTGGGAAAAATGAGATCAAGACGCGCAACTGAGCCGATCAAGCGACTCCTCGAACATCCCAGAGCGCTTGTAAGGAAAGAGGCGAAAAGGGCGCTTGAGCGAATTCAGAAATGA
- a CDS encoding DNA-protecting protein DprA, whose product MHLFDNSLATILLCSPLALSPGSRYAPLDRKEWQALLSSLAVAHAVSVGALLDLDERQMAELPAVDVALAERLAALLARRAQAESAISTLEEAGMWIMTAFEPDYPAGFTQRLRERAPLVLFGAGDIGLNQGRAIAVVGSRDVTPSGERFARRLGELCAADGLLVVSGAARGVDRLAMSACLETGGSAIGIVADSLAKTAASSEIQQALNDHRLCLMSPYLPDAPFSAGNAMGRNKLIYALANFAIVVDSARERGGTWNGAIENLSRRWVPMFVRSDSDAAPGNSELLRRGGLPLATNDLAGTRSLLTLLDSRHNELARDEAPDSTVQQQSDTVALVAELLEFLRLPRKVAEVAAHLDISIARARNLLTEAVIANQVIVVAKHPATYQIAANGRAGDLFSSGK is encoded by the coding sequence ATGCATCTTTTCGACAACAGCCTTGCGACCATTCTGCTCTGCTCGCCGCTGGCACTCTCACCCGGATCACGGTATGCGCCGCTCGACCGCAAGGAATGGCAGGCGCTGTTATCGAGCCTCGCCGTTGCGCACGCTGTTAGCGTCGGCGCGCTACTTGATCTGGATGAGCGGCAAATGGCGGAACTGCCCGCCGTCGATGTGGCGCTGGCGGAACGACTGGCCGCGCTTCTGGCTCGACGCGCACAGGCCGAATCCGCAATCAGCACCCTGGAGGAAGCCGGGATGTGGATCATGACGGCATTTGAGCCTGACTACCCTGCAGGTTTCACGCAGCGCCTGCGCGAGCGCGCGCCGCTGGTGCTGTTTGGTGCCGGCGATATCGGGCTAAACCAGGGTCGCGCGATCGCCGTGGTGGGTTCGCGCGATGTCACGCCCTCGGGCGAACGTTTCGCGCGGCGTCTTGGCGAGCTCTGTGCGGCTGATGGATTGCTGGTCGTCTCCGGCGCAGCGCGCGGTGTTGACCGGCTGGCGATGTCGGCTTGCCTTGAGACAGGCGGCAGCGCGATCGGCATCGTTGCCGACAGCCTGGCAAAGACTGCCGCATCCAGCGAAATTCAACAGGCGCTGAATGATCACCGACTCTGCTTAATGTCGCCGTATCTGCCCGATGCGCCGTTCAGTGCCGGCAATGCCATGGGTCGGAACAAACTGATCTACGCGCTGGCGAACTTCGCGATCGTCGTCGACAGCGCTCGCGAGCGCGGGGGTACCTGGAACGGCGCGATCGAGAACCTCAGCCGCCGCTGGGTGCCGATGTTTGTTCGCAGCGACAGCGACGCCGCTCCCGGCAACAGCGAACTCCTTCGCCGCGGCGGCCTGCCGCTTGCGACCAACGATCTCGCCGGCACAAGATCGTTACTCACGTTACTGGATTCTCGGCATAACGAGTTGGCGCGTGACGAGGCGCCCGACTCGACAGTTCAGCAACAATCGGATACGGTCGCTCTCGTCGCGGAGCTGCTCGAATTCCTGCGCCTCCCGCGGAAGGTTGCCGAGGTGGCAGCGCATCTGGATATTTCCATCGCGCGCGCCCGGAATCTGCTGACAGAAGCAGTGATCGCCAATCAGGTAATTGTCGTTGCGAAGCATCCCGCCACATATCAAATTGCCGCAAACGGCCGGGCCGGCGACTTGTTCTCTTCCGGCAAATGA
- a CDS encoding RecQ family ATP-dependent DNA helicase, producing MLAQMLNDPEAQFRAGQLECILDCVRQHRRLLLVQKTGWGKSFVYFIATKLLRQEGAGPTLLISPLLSLIRNQIAMAARIGIRADNLDSTNQPEWPRLIEQLRNDACDILFVSPERLGNQEFQAGVLPAIPRGIGLFVVDEAHCISDWGHDFRPDYLRIRDFIRHAPPPVPVLATTATANERVVADIVAQLGLELRVVRGPLIRESLRLQIIELPSYADRLAWLAQYVPMLPGSGIIYCLTKHDCEQVSEWLAENGICAPAYHSSLLEDEAENNVLRSEREEMLQRNAVKALVATVALGMGYDKPDLGFVIHFQRPGSIVAYYQQIGRAGRGIDNATVVLLHGAEDDEIIEFFIASAFPAAGAVAEIAAALARNPAGMTIPELLSQVNQSPTRIERCLRYLEVDGIVARTGPRYSLRRGARPNLDLRRQALVTDQRFRELALMREFCTHAGCSMEFIARALDDATARPCGRCAHCSGAIVSTQIDPELRKQAVDFLKGSEYIILPRQRWPARGATHWDCGTIKPELQLEPGRALSLYLDAGWGHSVHDGKYRDQHFGDDLVQAAAELICTRWRPTPYPKWLTAVPSLRHPQLVPNLAERLAARLHIPYQPVLIKTRPTAEQKLMQNRMQQVRNLAGAFAVRREQMLPGSVLLVDDIVDSRWTMTYTGALLRAAGVPRVFPFALALANHGFGGS from the coding sequence ATGTTGGCGCAGATGTTGAATGATCCTGAGGCCCAGTTTCGCGCCGGCCAATTGGAGTGCATCCTTGATTGCGTCCGGCAGCATCGCCGCTTGCTGTTGGTGCAGAAGACCGGCTGGGGCAAAAGCTTCGTCTATTTCATCGCCACCAAACTCCTGCGCCAGGAGGGCGCTGGTCCCACCCTGCTCATCAGTCCCCTGCTGTCGCTGATTCGCAACCAGATTGCCATGGCGGCTCGTATCGGCATTCGCGCGGACAACCTCGACTCCACCAACCAACCAGAATGGCCGCGGCTGATCGAACAATTGCGCAACGACGCCTGCGATATTCTCTTTGTATCCCCCGAGCGGCTCGGCAATCAGGAATTTCAAGCGGGAGTCCTGCCGGCAATACCGCGCGGCATCGGATTGTTCGTCGTCGACGAGGCGCATTGCATTTCCGATTGGGGGCACGACTTTCGCCCGGACTATCTCCGCATTCGCGATTTCATCCGGCACGCGCCGCCGCCGGTGCCGGTGCTTGCCACGACCGCCACCGCCAATGAACGCGTCGTGGCAGATATTGTGGCGCAACTGGGCTTGGAGCTAAGAGTCGTTCGCGGTCCGCTGATCCGCGAATCGCTGCGACTGCAGATCATCGAGCTGCCGTCCTATGCCGACCGGCTCGCCTGGCTGGCGCAGTACGTGCCGATGCTTCCCGGGTCCGGGATCATCTACTGCCTGACCAAGCACGACTGCGAGCAAGTGTCCGAATGGTTGGCGGAGAACGGAATCTGTGCGCCGGCGTACCACTCTTCACTGCTGGAAGATGAAGCGGAGAACAACGTGTTGCGGTCGGAGCGCGAAGAGATGCTGCAGCGCAACGCGGTCAAGGCCCTGGTCGCGACCGTCGCCCTGGGCATGGGCTACGACAAGCCGGACCTGGGTTTCGTCATTCACTTCCAGCGCCCCGGGTCGATCGTCGCCTACTATCAGCAGATTGGCCGCGCCGGCCGCGGCATCGATAACGCCACTGTCGTGCTTTTGCACGGCGCGGAGGATGACGAGATCATCGAATTCTTCATCGCCAGCGCATTTCCGGCGGCCGGCGCAGTTGCTGAAATTGCAGCAGCGCTTGCACGCAACCCGGCCGGAATGACGATTCCCGAACTGCTGAGTCAGGTCAACCAGTCGCCGACACGGATTGAGCGCTGCCTGCGCTATCTGGAAGTTGATGGAATCGTCGCCCGGACGGGACCGCGCTATAGCTTGCGTCGCGGGGCTCGTCCCAATTTGGATCTCCGGCGCCAGGCGCTGGTCACCGATCAGCGTTTTCGCGAACTTGCCTTAATGCGCGAGTTCTGCACCCATGCGGGATGCTCGATGGAGTTTATCGCCCGCGCGCTTGACGATGCCACTGCCCGTCCCTGCGGACGCTGCGCCCACTGCTCCGGCGCGATCGTGTCGACGCAGATTGATCCCGAACTGCGGAAGCAGGCAGTGGACTTCCTCAAGGGATCGGAATACATCATCCTGCCGCGTCAACGCTGGCCGGCGCGCGGGGCGACGCATTGGGACTGCGGGACAATCAAGCCCGAACTGCAACTGGAACCGGGACGGGCGCTGTCGCTGTACCTGGACGCCGGCTGGGGACACTCCGTTCACGACGGCAAGTACCGCGATCAGCACTTCGGCGACGATCTCGTGCAGGCCGCGGCGGAGCTGATCTGCACTCGCTGGCGACCGACACCCTATCCGAAGTGGCTGACGGCGGTACCGTCGTTGCGTCATCCGCAATTGGTGCCGAATCTGGCCGAGCGGTTGGCGGCGCGCCTGCACATCCCTTACCAGCCGGTGCTGATCAAGACGCGGCCGACGGCCGAGCAGAAGTTGATGCAGAATCGTATGCAGCAGGTGCGCAATCTGGCCGGAGCCTTTGCGGTGCGAAGGGAGCAGATGTTACCGGGAAGCGTCCTGCTGGTTGACGATATCGTGGACTCGCGCTGGACGATGACGTATACTGGTGCACTGCTGCGCGCAGCCGGTGTGCCACGCGTCTTCCCGTTTGCGTTGGCACTGGCCAATCATGGATTCGGCGGATCATAG
- a CDS encoding flavin reductase family protein has product MIKTGENYGFSSARRIGYLAADTTCLQRRRIVTNPLAIIDPRRLTDNAFKLIADDWMLITAGTRASYNTMTASWGAVGELWNKKICICFVRPTRHTYQFIERSSVFSLSFFDEKYREVLRHLGTVSGRDVDKMTIAGLTPIVSEHGAIYFAEARLVFECRKIYSDDLRPGQFLAPEIADCYPRKDYHRFYIGEILTCQIRNST; this is encoded by the coding sequence ATGATAAAAACAGGAGAGAATTATGGATTTTCATCCGCTCGCCGAATCGGCTATCTTGCCGCTGACACAACTTGTTTGCAACGGAGACGAATCGTGACCAATCCCCTTGCCATCATCGATCCGCGCCGGCTGACCGATAACGCCTTCAAACTGATTGCCGACGACTGGATGCTGATCACCGCCGGGACGCGCGCGTCCTACAATACGATGACCGCCTCCTGGGGCGCCGTCGGTGAACTCTGGAATAAGAAAATCTGCATCTGTTTCGTGCGGCCGACGCGCCACACCTACCAGTTCATCGAACGGAGCAGCGTGTTTTCACTGTCGTTCTTTGACGAAAAATATCGCGAGGTCCTGCGGCATCTGGGGACGGTCTCGGGGCGGGATGTCGACAAGATGACGATTGCCGGACTGACGCCGATCGTGTCCGAGCATGGCGCAATCTACTTCGCTGAAGCGCGGTTGGTGTTCGAGTGTCGCAAGATCTACAGCGACGACCTCAGGCCGGGGCAATTTCTGGCACCGGAAATCGCCGACTGTTATCCTCGCAAGGATTATCATCGATTCTACATCGGCGAGATTCTCACTTGTCAGATTCGCAATTCTACTTGA
- a CDS encoding RNA-binding protein, translated as MNIHVGNLAPETVDADLRKAFEAFGTVTRTHIIMDRATSQSRGFGFVEMATQAEGEAAIAGLSGKELMGRKLAVSVARGKTEGGVPRA; from the coding sequence ATGAACATTCATGTAGGAAACCTCGCCCCCGAAACGGTCGACGCCGACCTCCGTAAGGCCTTTGAAGCTTTTGGAACCGTGACCCGAACTCACATTATTATGGATCGGGCCACCAGCCAGTCGCGGGGATTCGGCTTTGTGGAGATGGCGACTCAAGCCGAAGGCGAAGCCGCGATTGCCGGTTTGTCCGGCAAGGAACTGATGGGGCGCAAGTTGGCCGTCAGCGTGGCTCGCGGCAAGACCGAGGGCGGAGTACCAAGAGCATAG
- a CDS encoding RNA-binding protein: MLIYVGNLAQETVSGDLRREFEAFGEVTRAAVINDRSTRTSAGFGFVEMVTQAGTDAALRGMVGRQIHGRLLAIRRTQRVPDVKPESAPSA; this comes from the coding sequence ATGCTCATTTATGTGGGGAATTTAGCGCAGGAAACGGTCAGTGGTGACTTGCGCCGCGAGTTTGAAGCGTTCGGTGAGGTCACGCGTGCGGCCGTTATCAATGATCGTTCGACGCGTACGTCGGCCGGTTTCGGCTTCGTTGAGATGGTGACTCAGGCGGGAACGGATGCAGCCCTCCGGGGAATGGTTGGCAGACAGATCCATGGTCGCTTGCTGGCAATCCGGCGCACCCAGCGGGTGCCCGACGTGAAGCCTGAGTCGGCGCCATCGGCTTAA
- a CDS encoding GIY-YIG nuclease family protein codes for MAFTIYILRCNDGTYYTGQSTGLEKRLEAHNKGTGAKYTRGRGPVTLVYQESAATLREAFIRERQIKRLSRARKEALILGKTTRRRSANAVKNNALRRKK; via the coding sequence GTGGCATTTACGATCTACATACTGCGCTGCAACGACGGCACATACTACACCGGCCAGTCAACCGGCTTGGAGAAACGGCTGGAGGCACACAACAAGGGTACCGGTGCCAAGTATACCCGCGGACGCGGCCCGGTGACGTTGGTCTACCAGGAGTCCGCAGCGACGCTGCGGGAGGCCTTTATCCGCGAGCGCCAGATCAAGCGCTTGTCGCGGGCACGCAAGGAGGCTTTGATTTTGGGGAAGACGACGCGGCGGCGGTCAGCGAACGCAGTGAAAAACAACGCCTTGCGCCGTAAGAAATGA
- a CDS encoding FAD:protein FMN transferase codes for MAMASPCEVLLQVDSEDEAGQLASLALQEARRIERKFSRYRGDNIVRAINSSNGRPIAIDEETGRMLQYAAQCYDLSGGRFDVTSGILRRAWRFDGGEFAPDQRQIEVLLESVGWVKVELKPDSIRLRPGMEIDLGGIGKEYAADRVADQLFQECQASLMVNFGGDIRAIAADTASPPWIIGIEDPHHDGGVVGSLEVANGATATSGDARRFCLVDGRRLGHILNPHTGWPVANAPRSVTVIADYCTEAGFLATLAILNGADAESFLTAQGVVFHCVR; via the coding sequence ATGGCGATGGCCAGCCCGTGCGAGGTCTTGCTGCAGGTTGACTCCGAGGACGAGGCCGGGCAGTTGGCATCGCTGGCGTTACAGGAAGCCCGCCGCATCGAGCGGAAATTCAGCCGCTATCGCGGAGACAACATCGTGCGCGCCATCAACAGCAGCAACGGCCGTCCGATCGCAATCGATGAAGAGACCGGGCGAATGCTGCAATATGCTGCGCAGTGCTACGACCTGAGCGGCGGCCGATTCGACGTCACCTCCGGCATCCTGCGCCGTGCCTGGCGCTTCGACGGCGGTGAGTTTGCTCCCGATCAGCGGCAAATCGAAGTGCTGCTGGAATCTGTCGGGTGGGTCAAGGTGGAGTTGAAACCGGACTCGATCCGGCTGCGCCCCGGGATGGAGATCGATCTTGGCGGAATCGGCAAAGAATATGCCGCCGACAGAGTTGCCGACCAGCTCTTCCAGGAATGTCAGGCGTCGTTGATGGTCAATTTCGGCGGCGACATCCGCGCGATCGCTGCCGACACGGCCAGCCCGCCCTGGATAATCGGCATCGAAGATCCTCACCACGACGGTGGTGTAGTCGGCTCGCTCGAAGTTGCGAATGGCGCCACCGCCACCAGCGGCGATGCCCGTCGCTTCTGTCTGGTCGATGGCCGGCGGCTCGGCCATATCCTTAATCCGCACACCGGCTGGCCCGTAGCGAACGCGCCCCGGAGTGTGACGGTGATTGCCGATTACTGCACCGAAGCCGGATTCCTCGCGACGTTGGCAATCCTCAACGGCGCCGACGCCGAATCATTTCTTACGGCGCAAGGCGTTGTTTTTCACTGCGTTCGCTGA